The following nucleotide sequence is from bacterium.
GCCCTCGTCGCGGTCCTCCTCGCGCTCGGGCTCATGGCCAAGCCGATGCTCGTCACGATCCCCCTCGTGCTGCTCCTCCTGGACGCCTGGCCCTTCGGCCGGCTGCGGGCCGCGGCGGACCTGCCCGCGCTCCTCGCCGAGAAGGTCCCGCTCTTCGTCCTCGCGATCCTCTCGTCGGCCGTCACGCTCGCGGCCCAGAGCGCCGCCCTCGTCCCGATGGACGTCGTCCCTTTTCCCGCGCGCCTCGCGAATGCAGCGGTCTCGGCAGTGTGGGGCGTCGGCGCGACACTCTGGCCGGCCGACCTGGGGATCTACTACCCGCTGGCGCCCCGGGGCCCGGTGGCACCGGCGATCGCCGGCGCCACCCTCGGTCTGGTCCTCGCGGCGGCGGCAGCGGCAACCGCGTTGCGGCGGCGCCCGTCCCTCGCCGTCGGGCTCTGCTGGTACCTCGTGATGCTCGTCCCCGTGTCCGGCCTGGTGCAGGTCGGCCTTCAGGCCCGCGCCGACCGCTACACCTATCTTCCCTCCGCGGGACTCTGCATCGCAGGGGCGTGGTTCGCGTGGAGTGTGGCCGCGGGCGACCGGCGCCGGCGGCTCCTCGTCGCCGGCGGGTGCGCGGCGGTCGCGCTCGCCTGGGGTCTCGCCGCCGCCCGGCAGCTCTCCTTCTGGGCCGACGGCGAGGCGCTCTTCGGGCACACGCTGACCGTCACGGGCGAGAACCTGATGGCGCGGTACGGTCTCGCCAACGAGCTGGCGGCGCGGGGCCGCGAGGCCGAGGCGCTCGCGCAGTTTGAGCTGCTGGCTGCCGCCAGGCCGGACTTTGCCGACGTCCGCTACCACCTCGGCCTGAGCCTTCAGCGCACCGGGGACGCCCGGCGCGCCGAACAGGAGTAC
It contains:
- a CDS encoding tetratricopeptide repeat protein, with amino-acid sequence VESVAWAAERKDVLAAFLGMLVLAAHLGAVRRPTAARRALVAVLLALGLMAKPMLVTIPLVLLLLDAWPFGRLRAAADLPALLAEKVPLFVLAILSSAVTLAAQSAALVPMDVVPFPARLANAAVSAVWGVGATLWPADLGIYYPLAPRGPVAPAIAGATLGLVLAAAAAATALRRRPSLAVGLCWYLVMLVPVSGLVQVGLQARADRYTYLPSAGLCIAGAWFAWSVAAGDRRRRLLVAGGCAAVALAWGLAAARQLSFWADGEALFGHTLTVTGENLMARYGLANELAARGREAEALAQFELLAAARPDFADVRYHLGLSLQRTGDARRAEQEYRAALSLDPGHHGAANNLGVLLFDDGGARGAPLAAAVAFFRRAVALRPDWAEGRRNLARALRKAGDGAGAEREYRAALALEPANAEARNNLGILLAERGDLRGATEQFLQVLRERPDQREARANLERAHALSGR